TCCCTAAGCGCCGGGTTGGCCGAGAGAGGCCTTCAATGCGGCCGCGTCTTCGGGGGGCAGGCCTGTGATCGTGACGTGCCGTGACTCGCCGTCGGTCGGCTCGATAGTGATCCGCACCGTGTTGCTCGGCAGGCAGTTGGCGACCAGGTCGCCCCATTCGACAAACGTCAGGCCGACCCCCTCGAAGTACTCGTCGGGGCCGAGGTTGAGGAACTCGTCGTCGTCCTTCAGGCGGTACGCGTCGAAGTGGTAGACCGGCCGCGTGCCGGACGTGTACTCGTTGAGCAGCACGAAGGTCGGGCTGGTCACGTCCTCGCGGGGCGTGCCGAGCGCGGCGGCAACGGCCTGCACCAGTCGGGTCTTGCCGGCGCCGAGCGTGCCGATCAGCGAAATGGTCGTGCCCGCCGGCAGCGTAGCCGCGAGTGCCTGGCCCAGGCGGTCGGTGTCGGTGAGGGAGTGGATTTCGATCTCGAGCGGATTCACGGGGGTGTCAACAAGTGGTTGGAGGTTGGTAGTTAGTGGATCCGGCTAGCCATGCCAGAAGCCCGTCGGTTCGAGAGTGGTTGTGTGTCCATCCGCTTCTCGGATCTCCATGCCTGGTCGGGCAGTGACCTCGCCCACGATCGAAAGGCCGCACTCCACGGGACTCTCGCGGAGCATGGCTTCGGCGGTTTCTCGGGGCGCGGTCAGCAGCAGCTCGAAGTCTTCGCCATCGGACAGCGCGTGGTGCAGTGGGTCGGTCCCGTCCGCGGCGGCGAGTTGCTGGGCCGCCGGCGAGACGGGTATGGCGGCTGCGTCGAGCAGGGCGCCGCGGCCGCTGGCCGCGCACAGCCGGCTGAGGTCCAGCGATAGGCCGTCGGTGATGTCCATGCCGGCGTGCAGATCGTACCGCTGGTGGAGCAGCAACGCCTCCGCTACGCGGGGCGTGAAGTCGAGGTGGCGTCCGGTGATGCTGCCGCCCAGCTCGCCGGTCACGAGGATGGCGTCGCCCGCCCGGGCGTTGCTGCGGAGCAGGGCGCCTCGGTCGGTCGGTTGGCCAAAGGCGGTGACGCTGACCGTGAGTGGCCCGTCCCAGACGTTGGTGTCGCCGCCAGCGATGATGGTTTCGAACTGCTCGGCCAGCGGCAGCATGCCGCGGTACAGGCCCTTCGCCAAGGCGAGTGGGTCCGCGTGGCCGCGGGGGAGCATTACCGAAACGACGACCGCCACCGGCTTGGCGGCCATGGCGGCCAGGTCGCTGAGGTTGGCTGCGAGGCACTTGTGGCCGATCCAGCGTGGCTCGGCCTCGTTGAGCAGGAAGTGCGAGCCGTCGCCGAGCGAGTCGGTCGTCACGACTAAGTCAGCCGTCTGGCGGAGCGACAGCACAGCGGCGTCGTCGCCCAGCCCGACCCGCAGCAGCGGGTGCGGAGGGAGCGTCTTCTGCAGCCAGTCAACGAGGTCGCGTTCCATGCCGCGAGTTTCGCCCGCGGCGGGCCGATGTGCAAGCGGCGTCTAGCGGCGGCTGGCGCTCTGCTTGCAGGCGATGTGGCCAAACAGGGTTTCGCCGTCGCGGAGGATGTAGAACTTGACCGGGCCGCGGGTGGCCAGGTTGGCCCGGGTGGTGATGTAGCGGAGGTCCTGCTCGGAGGCGGTCTCCCACTCGTGCATGCCGACCAGGATGTCGCCGTCGCGGATGCCCTGCTTAGCGGCGGGGCCGCCGGGCCGCACGTCGACGACCCGCATGCCGCCGCGGTAGCGGGTGCTGAACTTCTCAAACTCGTCGTCGGGGACCTTGGCCAGGTCCATGCCGAGCAGGTCCCAGGCGAGATCGTCGTGGCGGTCGGCCGGTTGCGAGGCAACCTGCACGCGGCGGCCACGGGCGGCCAGCGAGAGCGAGACCTCAACCTGCTGGTCGTCGCGGAGCACCTCGACCGGCACCGACTTGCCGAGCGACGTGCCCAGCAGGGCGAGCTCGATGTCGAGCGGCCGCTGGGTTTCGGAGTTGTTGACGCGACGGATCACGTCGCCGGGACGCAGGCCGCAGGCAGCCGCGGGGCCGCCGGAGGCGACACGCCGCACCACCAGCCCGGACCCGTCCGGCGTCTGGCCGGCGGTCTCGATGCCGTGCCACTTGTTCTCCATCCGCTCGATGCTCAGCAGCTCGGCGGTGACGCCGAGGGCGGCGTCGACCGGGATGGCGAAGCCGATGCCCTGGGCCCCGGCCCGCACGGCCACGTTGACGCCGATCATCTTGCCCTCGATCGACAGCAGCGGGCCGCCGGAGTTGCCGGGGTTGATGCTGGCGTCGGTCTGGATGAGGTCGTCGTAAGACTGCGTGTCGCTGACCTGCACGTCGCGGTGGAGCTGCGAGATGATGCCGCGGGTCACGGTGTGCTCGTAGCCGTACGCGTTGCCGATTGCGATCACCGACTCGCCGGTCATCAGGTCGCTCGAGGTGCCCAGCGTGATAGTGGGCAGCGGCCGGCCGGCGTTCACCTTGATGACCGCCAGGTCGGTGCGGGCGTCGTGGGCGACTACTTTGGCGATGTAGTGTCGCCCGTCGTCTAGCGTGACGTTGATCTGCCGCACCCCGGCGACAACGTGGTGGTTGGTGAGGATGTAGCCCCGCGGGTCGATCACCACCCCGGTGCCCATGCCGCTGACCTCACGCGACGCCGAGTGCCCGGCGCCGGCGCCGGTCGCGGCGATAACCTTCTGGCCCTGGATGTTGACCACCGACGGCGCGGCGTCGCGGACCGCTCGGACGACCGGAGTCATCCGCAGGTCCGAGGGCTCCGCAGCCCGCGCCGTGATTGGCGCCGCCAGCAGTGTGACGGCGACCAGGGACGCAAGGCGGGCGGCGAAAACAGGTTGGGACTGCATCGTGCGGTGACTCGGGCGGGTGCAAACTTGGGTTCCGCACATGCCAGCAAGGGCAGGGCGCCGGGCGGCACGGCGGCTAGACCGTGTCACGAAGAGTGGGATCGGCCCCCTCTCACGATCGGCTTAAGCCGTACAATTGGGCCCCGTCACAGATAGCCCAGTTTGCCACAGGGTGTTTCCGAAGCACGACTTTCGCCCCATTTCCGAGGTTTGACTGGCGGCCGCCTATCACCAACCGACCGGTCCCGACGCGGGGTAGCCGATCGGTTGCGGCGCGAACGCGGGCCGCACCGGCACCGGCAGGAACCGTCCCGGTGGACCGGGATCGACGTACGGCGGCTGCGACCCCGGGTTGGGGATCAGCGGGCAGTCACGGCACGAGATCGGGCAGTCGCCGCTGACGTAGCAACCAGCCGGTTGCGCGGCTGCTGGCGCTGGCGCGGGCTCGCTGCAGGTGCCGTCGCAAGGCGCGGCGGAGGTGTGCGACGCCGGGATCCAGTTTTCGTTGAGGTAGTCGACACAGTCGGCGGTGATCGACGGCTCGATCGGCCCGCGTGGCAGCCCAACGGTGCAGCCGGCCGCCGGGAACAGCATCGCCGCTGCGGACAGCATGAGTAGGTAGGTTTTCATCGAACAACGCCAACAGGAACCGAGCGACCATCCATGCGCACGTTTCCCCCCGCCTTTGTCGATCGGCGCCAGCGGCCCGCAGCCCCAGCCAAAGCGGCAAACTCGCCCTAATCAGGCAGGTCGGCCGCCTGCTTTGCTAGCAGCGGCTTCAGGTCGCGCCACGCCCGTGTGTTGGCCACGTCCGCGGCTGTCAGCCCCGCGCGGCGGGCCTGCTTGACGCCGTACTGCAGAACGTCCATCCCCTCGGTGTGGTGCGCGTCGCTGCTGATGACGATCGGCACGCCGAGTCGCTTCGCGATGGCGCAGTGGGAGTCGTCCAGGTCGAGCCGGGCCGGATTGGCGTTGAGTTCCAGTAGCTTGTTGTGCTGGGCGGCCACCTCGATCAGCTGGTCGACGTCCAGGTCGTAGGGCTCGCGGCGGTTGATCAGCCGGCCGGTCGGATGGGCGATGATCGACACGCTCGGGTGCTGGACGGCGAACAGCAGCCGCTGCATGATTTTCTCGCGGGGCTGCTTCTGACCGTAGTGCAGGCTTGCGACCACCCAGTCGGCCTCGGCCAGAACATCGTCGTCCAAGTCCATCTCGCCTGACTCGAGGATGTCGCACTCGATGCCCTTGAGGATGACGATGTCGTCGTACTCAGGGCGGAGGCGGTCGATCTCCTCCCACTGCGCCCGCAGCCGGCCCGAGTCCAGCCCGCCGGCCATGGAGACCCGCTTCGAGTGGTCGGTGATGGCGATGTACTCGCGGCCCCGCTGGCGGGCGGCTTCGACCATCTCGCGGAGCGTCGCCTTGCCGTCGGTCGCGTTGGTGTGCATGTGCAGGTCGCCGCGCAGGTCGGCCAGCTCGATCAGGTCGGGCATGCCGCCTTCGGAGGCGAGCTCGAACTCGCCCCGCGCCTCGCGGAGCTCAGGCGGGAAGAGCGGCAGGCCGAGCGATTGGTAGACTTCTTCCTCAGTGGCGCCCGCGACCCGCTCGCCCTGTTCCCCCTCTTCGGTCAGGCGGAACACGCCCCACTCGTTGACCCTCAGGCCCTGCTGCTTGGCGAGGCCGCGGACCTCCACGTTGTGCTCTTTGCTGCCCGTGAAGTACTGCAGCGCCGCGCCGAACGACTCGGAGGGAACCACCCGCAGGTCGACCTGCAACTGGCTGTCGAGGCGAACCGACATCTTGGTGTCGCCGCGGGCGATCACCTCGGCGACGCCGGGGAACTCGCCCAGGCGGTCCATCACCGCGCCGACGTCGGTCGAGTCGGCCAGCAGGTCGATGTCGCCGACGGTTTCCTTGCCGCGGCGGTAGCTGCCCGCCGCCTCGAGCTGCTTGACCTGCCCCAGCGGGCGGAGGTGGTCGAGCAGCGCCTGGACCACCTCATCCGCCGCCGCCCAGTAGATCCGGTCGTTGGCGCGCTCCGCCAGCGCGATGCCGGCCAGGATCGTCTCCTCGGTCTTCTTGCCGAAGCCCTTCAGCTCGCGGACCTTGCCCTCCTCGCAGGCGGCGCGGAGCATGTCGAGCGAGGCGATGCTCAGCTCGTTGTACAGGGCGGCCGCCTTCTTGGGGCCCAGCCCCGGCACGCGGAGCATCGGCAGCACCGACGCGGGGACCTGCTGCTCGAGCTCGGCGAGCATCGGCAGCGACCCGGTCCGCACCAGCGTGGCGATCTTCTCCGCCAGGTCCTTGCCGATTCCGTCGATGTCGGTCAGGTCGGCGCCGTCCGCCACCAGCTGTGAGAGCGGCTGCGGCAGGTCCTTCAGCTTGCGGGCGCCGTTGCGGTAGGCGCGGACCCGGAACGGGTTGGCGTTCTGAAACTCGAGCAGGTCCGCGACCTGGTCGAACACGGCGGAGATCTCGCGGTTGGTCATGCGGCGGATTGTACCACAGCGTGCCGCCGTGGTGACGCCGTCCGACCGCTAGATAACCGGCGCCGGGGACACGTCAACCGTCGGCGCAACCAGCGCCGGCGCGATCGGCGCTGCGCTGGGCTTTTCCGCGTCGCTGGTGAGCGGCGCCGGGGTTGGGAGCGTGTGGGTCAGCCGGACTTTGTTGAGCCCGTCGAGGGCGGCCACCTTGTAGCACTCAGCCATCGTCGGGTAGTTGAACACGGTGTCGCGGAAGTACTCGATCGTGCCGCCCAGCCGCATCACCGCCTGCCCGATGTGGACAATCTCGGTTGCGGTGTCGCCGATGCAGTGCACGCCCAAGAGCTGCAGCGTCTCGCGGTGGAACAGCAGCTTCAGCAGGCCGGTGGTGTCGCCTACGATCTGGCCGCGGGCGATTTCCGAGAACCGGGCGACGCCGGTCTCGTACGGCACACAGTCCTTGGTCAGCTCTTCCTCGTTCTTGCCCACCATCGAGATTTCGGGGACGGTGAACAGGCCGTAGGGGATGCTGTCGCTGGGTGTGAACCGCTGGTTGAACGCGTGGCTGGCGGCCTGCCGCCCCTGCTCCATCGAGGCGCTGGCCAGAGCGGGGAACCCGACAATGTCGCCCACGGCATAGATGCCGGGGACGTTGGTCTGGAAGTTCTCGTCGCACTCCAGCCGCCCCCGCTTGTCGGCGGTCAGGCCGGCCGCCTCGACATTGAGCGCCGCTGTGTCGCCTTGCCGGCCCACGCTGAACAGCACGGTCTCGCCGACGACGCGTTTGCCGCTGGCCAGCTCGACCGCGACGGACGTGTCGTCCAGCTTGTGGATGTTCTCGACCGCCTCTCCCAGGCGGAGCGTCACCCCGAGCGAGCGGGCGTGGTAGACCAGCACGTCGATGATCTCGCGGTCGCAGAACTCGAGCAGGTTGGGGCGGCCGTCGATCAGCGTCACCTTCACGCCGAGCGTGGCGAACATCAGCCCGTACTCAATGCCGATCACGCCGGCCCCTACCACCACCATCGACCGCGGGATGTGGTCCAGGTCGAGGAACTCATCGGAGTCAAAGACCGTGGCGCCGTCGAACGGGATGTGCGCGGGGCGGGCGGGTTTGGTGCCCGGCGCGAGGATGACGTTGTCGGCGTTGATGAGGTAGTGCTCGCCCGGCCCGCCGATGCGGAGCGTCTGGCGATCGACAAACGACGCCTCGCCGGTGTGCACATCGACGCCGTTCCGGTCGAACTGGTCCTGCAGGACCTCCCACTCGGTGCGGCTAACCTGGCCGAGCTTGCGGCGCAGCTCGTCCATGGTGATCTGGCGCTTGTTGCGGTACAGGTCGGGGTACGCTCCGCGCTGCCGGAAGCCGGTGAGGTGGAGGATCGCCTCACGCATGGTCTTCGAGGGGATTGTGCCGGTGTGCAGGCAGACGCCGCCCACCAGCTTCCTCTCGCGCTCGATGATCGCAACCCGCTTGCCCAGCTTGGCCGCCGCGATGGCCGCCTTCTGTCCGCCGGGTCCGCTGCCAACTACCGCCAAGTCGTAACGCATGGTTCCGCTGCCTGTGCCTGCATGGATTGCGGCGTCGCTGTCGACGCCTTGGGCAAGCGTAGGTGTTGGTGTGGGCCGCCGGGGCGCCGCACGGCGGCGGATGCGGCGATTCCCGCGACGCTGCGCCGGCTGTGCCGTTCGTGCCGGTTGATCCGTCGGCTATACGAATGACAGCACGTCGCCGACGCGGAGGACGCCCGGTTGGCTGGCTAGGCGGGTGTTGAGCGCGGCCCGGTAGAAGTGATTGAATACGCCACGCGGCGAGGCCTCCGGCAGGCATGCTTCGCGTCGAGCAGCAAACTTCTTCTGAAAACCTGGAGTCGGTTCGCCCGTCTGCGAGTCGCGGGCAGGAACTGCGCAGCGCTGGCAGACGCCGGTTGGCAGCAGCCGCAGGGCGCCCAGCTGCACCTCTCTGCCAACCAACCGGTCCTCCCAGAAGGGCTCGGGGGCGTCGATCTCAATGTTCGCTCGCATCCGCCGCCGCGTCTCGTCGAGGTTGAGATCGAACCACTGGGCGATGGCCTCCAGGCTGGCGGTGCTGATGAGGGTCGGGCCGGGCGCGTCGGTGTCGTCGGGCAGGCCGCGGAGTTCGTCTTCAACAACGGTGCACACAAGAGAAAGTCTTCCGCCGATCCATCGCCCGACTTCCTCCGCGCCCTGGGGCAGGGGGAACCACGTGCTCTGCTGGCCGTCGCAGGCAAGCAGCACGGCGGCAGCGTCAGCGTCGAACTCGCACCGGATCCGCTGCACCGCCGCGAACCGCTTGGCGTTGACGAAGCGGCCCGCTTCGTCCTGCAGAGCGTAGCGCCGGTCGTGCCGCAGTGCGCCCGAGGCGAGCACCTCAGCCTCTTTGAGCCGCATCCCGTCGAGCGACTTGATGGGGAATACCGTGAGTCGGGTGACGCTCGGCATGCTGTTTGTCGTATCGCGTCAGGAGGAGGTGGGGGCTAGTTGTCGAACCAGGCGAGCAACTCGTCGCTCTGCTCAAGGGTGTCGACAAGCAGATCGGGGTTGCTGCGTGCCAGCTCATCGGCCGACTGCCCGCCGGTCGGGACGGCCACGGCCTTGGCTCCAACCGAGTGGGCGCAGGTGACGTCGTGCATCGTGTCGCCGATCACGACCACCGTGTGGGCATCCTTGGCGCCGGGCTCCCCGTGCAGGCGGACGGCGTGCTCCACCGCGATGGCGGCGATGTCGTTCCGCTCGGTGCAGTTGTCTCCGAACCCGCCAAACGGAAAGTGGTCCCAGAGGCCGTAGTAGCCAAGCTTCAGCTCAGCGGTCTGTTCGAGGTTGCCGGTGAGCAGCCCGATGAGCACGTCGCCACGCTGCCTGAGCGTGTCGAGCAGAGACTCGACGCCGGGGAGCACTCGGCCCACACACTCCTCGAGGGCCGCCGGCAGACGCTCGGCGTAGCCGTTGCGGAAAACGTGCCAGTTCGACTCGTTCACCTCGATGCCGTGCGACCTCATCAGGTCCAGAGCGATCGCCCGATCGCTGCGGCCGGAGAACGAAACTTCCTTGGTGATCTCGTCCACCCCGAACAGGTCGGCAAACGTCTGGGCGAATGCGACCTGGCCTGCGCCGCCGGTCTGGATCAGGGTTCCGTCGATGTCGAACAGGCAGGTCTTCATGCACTTGGGGGAAGGGGAGGGAGGCCAGGAGGTGAGACGCCTGGCAATTCTAGCCGGCGGCGTCCGCTTTCGTCACCGCAGGGGGGGGAGTCCCTGCTGCTCTCGCTGGCTATTGAGCAATTCGAGGGCGGCGGGCTCAATCTTCAGAAACCTTACGAGCTGAGTGCGGCTGACCCCGAGCTGCTCGGCCGCTTCGCGGTCGTCCCAATTGGCGGCGGCCAGGCGGTCCAAGCCCTCCGCCAGCAGGCTGGGAAAGTCGTCATGCGCCGGATTGACCGCTAGCTTCCCTCCCCGGGTCCTGCGGCGCCACAAGTCGGACGGCTGTTGCGAAGTGGTCGCATCCGCTGGGCCCCTGACCGCTAGCGCAAGACGTACACGCAGCCGCAGCAGCGCAATGGCGAGGTTCTCGGCCTGGCTACGCCGCTCGCTAGCTTCGGCGACGACACCGGTTGGGCGGTGGGTGAGCTGGATCGCCGTTTCGACCTTGTTGCGGTGCTGGCCGCCGGGGCCGGACCGCCTCAGGCGACGGACCTCGCAGTCGTCTTTCAGGTCGTCTGGTGAGATTGTCGCCGGGTGGGGCGGATCGACGTGCATTTATTGCGAAACCGTGGCTTGGGGCACAATCGCCCGCAGCGTGGGCGCCGATAGACGCTTTGGACGCCTCATCCGTTTCGTAGTTCTAGCGGGGACTCTTCTGAAATGACACGCCTGTTCATCGTGCTGTTC
This genomic interval from Posidoniimonas corsicana contains the following:
- the polX gene encoding DNA polymerase/3'-5' exonuclease PolX, producing MTNREISAVFDQVADLLEFQNANPFRVRAYRNGARKLKDLPQPLSQLVADGADLTDIDGIGKDLAEKIATLVRTGSLPMLAELEQQVPASVLPMLRVPGLGPKKAAALYNELSIASLDMLRAACEEGKVRELKGFGKKTEETILAGIALAERANDRIYWAAADEVVQALLDHLRPLGQVKQLEAAGSYRRGKETVGDIDLLADSTDVGAVMDRLGEFPGVAEVIARGDTKMSVRLDSQLQVDLRVVPSESFGAALQYFTGSKEHNVEVRGLAKQQGLRVNEWGVFRLTEEGEQGERVAGATEEEVYQSLGLPLFPPELREARGEFELASEGGMPDLIELADLRGDLHMHTNATDGKATLREMVEAARQRGREYIAITDHSKRVSMAGGLDSGRLRAQWEEIDRLRPEYDDIVILKGIECDILESGEMDLDDDVLAEADWVVASLHYGQKQPREKIMQRLLFAVQHPSVSIIAHPTGRLINRREPYDLDVDQLIEVAAQHNKLLELNANPARLDLDDSHCAIAKRLGVPIVISSDAHHTEGMDVLQYGVKQARRAGLTAADVANTRAWRDLKPLLAKQAADLPD
- the thiL gene encoding thiamine-phosphate kinase: MERDLVDWLQKTLPPHPLLRVGLGDDAAVLSLRQTADLVVTTDSLGDGSHFLLNEAEPRWIGHKCLAANLSDLAAMAAKPVAVVVSVMLPRGHADPLALAKGLYRGMLPLAEQFETIIAGGDTNVWDGPLTVSVTAFGQPTDRGALLRSNARAGDAILVTGELGGSITGRHLDFTPRVAEALLLHQRYDLHAGMDITDGLSLDLSRLCAASGRGALLDAAAIPVSPAAQQLAAADGTDPLHHALSDGEDFELLLTAPRETAEAMLRESPVECGLSIVGEVTARPGMEIREADGHTTTLEPTGFWHG
- a CDS encoding trypsin-like peptidase domain-containing protein; amino-acid sequence: MQSQPVFAARLASLVAVTLLAAPITARAAEPSDLRMTPVVRAVRDAAPSVVNIQGQKVIAATGAGAGHSASREVSGMGTGVVIDPRGYILTNHHVVAGVRQINVTLDDGRHYIAKVVAHDARTDLAVIKVNAGRPLPTITLGTSSDLMTGESVIAIGNAYGYEHTVTRGIISQLHRDVQVSDTQSYDDLIQTDASINPGNSGGPLLSIEGKMIGVNVAVRAGAQGIGFAIPVDAALGVTAELLSIERMENKWHGIETAGQTPDGSGLVVRRVASGGPAAACGLRPGDVIRRVNNSETQRPLDIELALLGTSLGKSVPVEVLRDDQQVEVSLSLAARGRRVQVASQPADRHDDLAWDLLGMDLAKVPDDEFEKFSTRYRGGMRVVDVRPGGPAAKQGIRDGDILVGMHEWETASEQDLRYITTRANLATRGPVKFYILRDGETLFGHIACKQSASRR
- the tsaE gene encoding tRNA (adenosine(37)-N6)-threonylcarbamoyltransferase complex ATPase subunit type 1 TsaE; the protein is MNPLEIEIHSLTDTDRLGQALAATLPAGTTISLIGTLGAGKTRLVQAVAAALGTPREDVTSPTFVLLNEYTSGTRPVYHFDAYRLKDDDEFLNLGPDEYFEGVGLTFVEWGDLVANCLPSNTVRITIEPTDGESRHVTITGLPPEDAAALKASLGQPGA
- a CDS encoding HAD family hydrolase translates to MKTCLFDIDGTLIQTGGAGQVAFAQTFADLFGVDEITKEVSFSGRSDRAIALDLMRSHGIEVNESNWHVFRNGYAERLPAALEECVGRVLPGVESLLDTLRQRGDVLIGLLTGNLEQTAELKLGYYGLWDHFPFGGFGDNCTERNDIAAIAVEHAVRLHGEPGAKDAHTVVVIGDTMHDVTCAHSVGAKAVAVPTGGQSADELARSNPDLLVDTLEQSDELLAWFDN
- the sthA gene encoding Si-specific NAD(P)(+) transhydrogenase, encoding MRYDLAVVGSGPGGQKAAIAAAKLGKRVAIIERERKLVGGVCLHTGTIPSKTMREAILHLTGFRQRGAYPDLYRNKRQITMDELRRKLGQVSRTEWEVLQDQFDRNGVDVHTGEASFVDRQTLRIGGPGEHYLINADNVILAPGTKPARPAHIPFDGATVFDSDEFLDLDHIPRSMVVVGAGVIGIEYGLMFATLGVKVTLIDGRPNLLEFCDREIIDVLVYHARSLGVTLRLGEAVENIHKLDDTSVAVELASGKRVVGETVLFSVGRQGDTAALNVEAAGLTADKRGRLECDENFQTNVPGIYAVGDIVGFPALASASMEQGRQAASHAFNQRFTPSDSIPYGLFTVPEISMVGKNEEELTKDCVPYETGVARFSEIARGQIVGDTTGLLKLLFHRETLQLLGVHCIGDTATEIVHIGQAVMRLGGTIEYFRDTVFNYPTMAECYKVAALDGLNKVRLTHTLPTPAPLTSDAEKPSAAPIAPALVAPTVDVSPAPVI
- a CDS encoding MOSC domain-containing protein, which codes for MPSVTRLTVFPIKSLDGMRLKEAEVLASGALRHDRRYALQDEAGRFVNAKRFAAVQRIRCEFDADAAAVLLACDGQQSTWFPLPQGAEEVGRWIGGRLSLVCTVVEDELRGLPDDTDAPGPTLISTASLEAIAQWFDLNLDETRRRMRANIEIDAPEPFWEDRLVGREVQLGALRLLPTGVCQRCAVPARDSQTGEPTPGFQKKFAARREACLPEASPRGVFNHFYRAALNTRLASQPGVLRVGDVLSFV
- a CDS encoding peptide chain release factor family protein is translated as MHVDPPHPATISPDDLKDDCEVRRLRRSGPGGQHRNKVETAIQLTHRPTGVVAEASERRSQAENLAIALLRLRVRLALAVRGPADATTSQQPSDLWRRRTRGGKLAVNPAHDDFPSLLAEGLDRLAAANWDDREAAEQLGVSRTQLVRFLKIEPAALELLNSQREQQGLPPLR